The Amycolatopsis jiangsuensis nucleotide sequence GGGACACCGTCGTGCTTCCCGGCCACGGCCCGGCCACCACGATCGAGCGCGAACGCGCCGGCAACCCGCACCTGCCCGGCGCGGTGCGGTGAGCGGCGTGGAGGGCGAGCGCACGCCGCTGTTCGCGGAGGATCCGAAACCACGTCGGCGCCGGTTGTGGTCGGGGATCATCGGGGTGGCCATCGTCGCCGCGGCCTTCGGCGGGATCGCCGGCCTGATCGGCGGCCAGCTGCCCGGGCTCGTGACGGCCGCGGTGGTGGGGCTGCCGCTGCTGTACGTGGTGCTGTTCGCCTTCCGCCGCCGGATCTGGCTGGAAGGCACCGAGCTGGTGGTCCGGACCTGGGGAGTGCGGCGGGTGGATCTGGTCACCGCGCCACGGCTGGACGTGGTGATCACCGACGTGCGCGGCACCCGTACGGTCGGCCTGCTGGTGAACGCCGGCCAGCGCCGCCGGGCGGTGAAACTGGACCTGGCCGCCTTCGCCGGCACCGGCGGGCGCGAACTCGGCCCCCTGGAGCTCCGCCGCCTGGCGGACGCCCTGCTGAACAACACCGAAGCCAACGGGCTGGTGTTCTCGGAACTGCTGGTGGCCGAACTCCGCGCGGAAGCCCGCGGCGACGCGGTCGCGGAACGTCCCCTGTACCGCCTCGCGTCCGCGGCCCCGGCCGGCCGGTACCTGCAACGCTTCGCGATGGAGGCAGTGAGCCGGTTCGTGGCCACCTTGGACTGACCCGGACCGGTCCGGCTTGATCCGCCACACCTGGCTTCACCGCTGCGCGGGTTGCTCCACCGCGCGTCGCGGGGTGGCGGTGCGGGCGTGCTCGTCCAGGCCGTCCACGCGGGCGCGGATGCGGTCCAGCTGGTCGGACAGTTCCGGAAGCTCCTGGGCGACGTAGGTGAGCAGCCGCTCCAAATGTCGCAGCGTGGCGCGGACCTCGTCGAGGGTGGTGGCGATCCGGGGCACCGACTCGGCTGCCTCCAGCCCTGCCGCGAACAGGCGGCGGACGAGGTGCACGGTGACCCGGGGTCCGGCCAGGACGGCTGCGAACACGGCCCCTCCTCGAGTGCGGCGTCGCGGACTTCGTACCGCATCCGCGGGCCTGCGGCGGGACCGGGGCCGGGGTGTGTTACTGGTGTGACTCAGGGGGATTCGTGGTACTGACGAGGTGGTCGACGGGCTCGCGGGAGGCGATCAGCGCGGCCAGGACCGTCGTCACCGGGACCGCGGCGACGATGCCCACCGAGCCCGCCAGCGTGCGGATGATCTCCGACGCGATGTCCTCGCTGCCCAGCAGCGCGCCGAGCCCGACGCCGGAGATCGCGGAGTACAGCATCACCGGCAGTGCGGCGCCGGCGTAGGCCATCACCAGGGTGTTGACCGCCGAGCCGACGTGGTCGCGGCCGATGCGCAGGCCCGAGCCGTACAGTTCGCGCCAGCCGAGCGACGGGTTGGCGCGCCGCAGTTCCCACACCGCGCTCGTCTGCGTGACGGTCACGTCGTCGAGCACCCCCAGCGCGCCGATCACCACGCCGGCCAGCAGCAGGCCGCGCGCGTCGATGCCGTGGCCGAGCGAGCCGATCAGCGTGGTGGTGCTGTCGCCGAGCCCGGTGAGCGACGCGGCCGCGGAGAAGATCGCCGACAGGACGCCGATGAGGGCGAGGCTGACCAGCGTGCCCAGCACCGCGACCGATGTTCTCGCGGACAACCCGTGCGTCAGGTACAGGGCCAGGAACATGATCGCGCCCGCCCCGGCGATCGCGACCAGCAGCGGACTCTCCCCGGCGAGGATCGCGGGCAGCACGAACAGCACGATGACCACGAAGCTCAGCGCCAGCGCGACCAGCGCGGCCAGCCCCTGCCAGCGGCCCAGCACGAGCACCGCCGCGGCGAACAGCGCGGCCAGCAGCACCAGCGGCGTCCCGCGCTGGAAGTCGACGAGCTGGAACGACTGCGGGTCCAGCGCGTCGCCCCCGTTGTAGGTGAGCACGACGTCGTCGCCGGCGGAGAACCGTGGCGTACCCGGTTCGATGGGCACGGTCAGCCGTAGCGGCTTCCCGGCCGCCGGTCCGTCGGTCATCCGCAGGTCCACGGTGAGGCACGGTTTGTCGTCCGGCCCCGGTTGCGTGCCCACCTGGACCTGACCCGGCTGCAGGCACGGCCCGGACGTGGCGGTGGTGATCGACGCCTGCACCGGCGTGCCCTGCGGGACGGCGCTGTCGGGTAGGGCCTTGCCCCACGGGTAGAGCACGATCATCGCGGCCACCGTCGCCACCGCCAGCGGCGCGAGCAGCCAGACGAGCAGAGTGCGGACCCGTTTCGACGCGGGGGCCGCCGGGCCGTGCCCGTGCCCGTGCCCGTGCCCGTCGCCGTGGTCACCGCCGTGGTCACGATGCCGGTTCACGCCGGCGAATGCGCGGCGGAAACCCTTGCGCACCAGTGATTCCGGTGGCGTGTCCGCTTCGGGCCGGGTGGTGTGCTCCGGTGCGTTCGGGTGGCTCCCGGGTGTGGAGATCCCGCCGGTGGGTTGCCGGGACGGGTCATCCGGGACACGGCGACGGCCGGGCACCGGGGTTTCGCCGGTGGACCGGCGGCGCCCGGCCGGGGGAGGAGTGTCGCCGGTGCGGCGGGGTGCCCGCCGCGGCACGCCTTCGGATGATCCGGGATCCTCGCGCGGCCCGGCGGCGCGGGGACGGCGGGTTCGCGGCGGGTGGCCGGGATTCGCGGAGGGGTCGGCCGGATGCTGGTGGGGTGCGGCACCGGAGTCGTCGGCGGGCCGTGCTCGTCGCGGCACACCGGCCTGCTCCGAGGACCGCGGCCGCCGCGGCGCACCGGACTGCTCGGCGGACCGGGACCATCGCGGGGACTCCGTGGGCCGGGCGCGGCGCGGCGGTGGCTCCTCTCCGGGCCACGGCGGGGTTCCGGGCTGGTCTGCGGCCCCGGAGCGTGGCGCGGCGGGCTGGCCCGCGGCCCGTGACGGCTGCGGTGCCCCGGATTGGTCAGCGGGTCCGCGCTGCTGCGATGTACTGGGCTGATCGGCGGATCCGCGCCGCTGCGGTGTACCGGGCAGGTCGGCGGGCCCGCGCCGTCGTGGCGTACCGGGCTGCTCGGCGGCCTCGGGCCGGTGCGGTGCGCCGGTGCCGTCCGGGCGGGGACGGCGGATCCGGCGCGGGTCGGACGGGGGCACCGGGCGGTCGCCGCGGGACGGGGGTGGCGTCGACGGTTCGCCGGGGTCCCGGCGCGGGCGGCCGGGGTGGTCGTCGGGGTAGTCGCGCGGTGCCACGGCGCACATCCTGCCCTCCCGGCGCGGGGTTCGCCCGTACCGGGTGGGGGAGCAGACGGGCGTATCCGGCGTTTCGTTCAGGCGTGCGTGGTGCGCAGATGCACTCGCCGGTAGGCCGACGGCGGCGTGTCGAAGTGGTCCAGGAACGCCTGCCGCAGGGTTTCGGTGGAGCCGAAGCCGCAGCGGCGGGCGATGGCGGTCAGCGGCAGGTCGCTGCCCGAGAGCAGGCGGGCCGCGTGCTCGGCGCGCACGGTCCGGACGTACTTTCCCGGCGTGGTCCCGAGATGCGCGTCGAACAGCCGGGTCAGCTGCCGGGCGCTGACGCCGACCTGCCGGGCGAGCACCGGGGTGCCGAGGTCCTCGGCGAGGTGCCCGGCGACGTAGGCGGTGAGGTCGCGGACCTGCCGGTGCTCCGGCGGCGGTCCGGACAGGAACATGCTCACCTGGGCCTGGTTTCCCGGCCGTTGCAGGTAGGTCACCAGGGTGCGGGCGGCCTCCCTGGCCAGCGCCGCGCCGTGGTCGTCCTCGACGAAGGCGAGCGTGAGGTCGAGTCCGCTGGTGACGCCCGCCGAGGTGTAGACGTCGCCGTGCCGCACGAACAGCGGGACCGGGTCGACCGACACCGAGGGGTACTGCTCGGCCAGCCGGGAGGCGTAGGACCAGTGCGTGGTCGCGCGGCGGCCGCTCAGCAGACCGGCCGCGGCGAGCACGCTGGACCCGGTGCAGACCGACGCGGTACGCCGGCTCAGCTGCGAAAGCCGCCGCACGTGCTCGAGCAGCCGCTGGTCGGCCGACGCCGCGCGGTGCCCGATCCCGCCCGCGACGACGACCGTGTCGAGTTCGCCGCGGAGCTGGTCGAGCCGTCCGTGCGGGGTGAGCGTGAGCCCGGACTGGCAGGCGAACGGCTGTCCGTCCACAGTGGCCAGCCGTACTTCGTACGGCCGGCGGGCGCCGAGGCGGTTGGCCGCGTCGAGCACGTCCGAGACGCAGGCGATGTCCAGCAGCTCGGCATCGGCGTACCCGAGGATCACGACGCGGCGCGGGGCTCCCGGCATGTACGGCACGGTAGCAGCCGGCCAGGCCGGAAGACAGGGTTCGCAGGATTCCGGACATCGCTGGCCCGGGCGTCGCCGCCGTCCGGGAGGCTGGGCCGATGACCGAGAAGACGTTCGCTTTCGTCGTGTACCCCGGGCTCACCGCGCTGGACCTGGTCGGGCCGTTGCAGGTGCTGAACGCCTACGCGCAGGCCGATCCGGCGGTGCGGATCGCGGTGGTGGGGGAGAACCGGGACACGGTCGGGACGGATTCCCCGCTGCGGATCGCGCCGAGCCACACCTTCGCCGAGATCCCGGGGCCGGACTGGGTGCTCGTGCCCGGCGGAGGCGGGCCGACGCTGCGCGCGCTGTCGGATGCCACTCTCATCGGCTACCTCCGCCACGCCGCCGCCGGTGCCGAGCTGATGATGTCGGTGTGCACGGGATCGCTGCTGCTCGGCGAGGCCGGCTTGCTCGATGGGCGGGACGCCACCACGCACTGGATGTTCCGCGATCTGCTGCGTGCCTTCGGCGCGACGCCGGTGGCGCGGCGGTGGGTCGAGGACGGTCCGGTCATCACCGCCGCCGGAGTGTCCGCGGGGATCGACCTCGCCCTGCACGTCGTCGACCGGCTGGCCGGGCCGGACGTGGCGCGGCGTGTGCAGTTCGGCATCGAATACGATCCGCAACCACCGCACGGCCCGCTGGACTGGGACGCGGCGCCCGCCGACGATCTCCGGTCGATCCGGGAACGGGCGCTGCGTGACGGTCTGGCCGACGCGCCGGAGCTCCGGGAGAAGCTGCTCGCGCACGCCTGAGGCCCGGCCGGGCCGCGGGAGCGGCGCGGCGAAATTGCAGCTGCACGTGCGAGGTGATCACGTGCGGGTCACGTCACGCCGCCATCTCGGTGACCTGCCCCACCGAAGACCTTGACCGGCCTGGCCGGGCGCGTACCGTCGGATGGATGGCTCCACGCCGGGGGCGCAACGGCCTCACCCTCCTCACCACCGTCCGTGACGGTGATCTCGTGCTGGTGACCGCCGCCGGGGAGATCGACGTGGCGTCGGTGGGGGATTTCCGCGCGGTGCTCTCGAACGCCTGCGGGGCGGGGGAGAAGCTGGTCGTCGACCTGACCAGGGTCGGCTACCTCAGCTGTGCCGGGCTGCGCGCGCTGGAAGAGACGAGCCGGGCCCGTCCGGCGCTGTCGGTGGTCGCGACCGGCTCGGTCGTGCTGCGCGCGTTCGCGGTGTCCGGAGTCGGCGCGGCCGTCCCGGTGCGCCCGCGGCTGCGAGAGGCGTGCGCTGCCGCTCGGGCGTGAGCCAGCGCCCGGCGGCTCGGCCGGGAGTGGCGGGCTCGGGGCGTGAGTGTGCGTTGCGCTCGGCCGTAGGAGAGTGCGGCCGCTCGGGTACATGCATCAGCGGCGGCTCGGGCGTGAGTGTGGGCGACGGCTGGGCGTACGCGGGTGCAGCGGTTCGGTCAGTGTGTGCGGCGGCTCGGGTGTATGCGTGCGCGCCGGTTCGAGCGTGAGTGTGTGCAGCGGTTCGACGTACGCATGAGTGGAGCCTCGGGGCGTGAGCGGCCGCCCGGGCGTGAGCCGGTGCTGACGCGGGTACTCCTCGGGAGGAAGGCAATTCTGCTGAGGTGATGTGAGATGTCCAGCGGACATGACACCGCACCCCGGGCCGCGGTCGGCCCGCTCACCGGCGGTGCGGCCGGGCTCGCGGTGCTGGCCGGGCTGTATCTGATCGTCGGCCCGTGGCTGGCCCGGTACGGCGGCGCGGCGGAACTGGCCGTGAGCAACACCGTGGCCGGGCTGGCCATCGTGGTCTTCGCCGCGCTGCGGTTGCCCGCACTGACCTGGGTGGTGCCGGTGCTCGGGGCCTGGGCGGCGGTCTCGCCGCTGATTCTGCGCTACGGCGACGAAACAGCGCCCTCGGATGCCGCGGTGACGGGCAACCTGATCGCCGGGATCGTGGTGGTCGCCGCCGGGGTCACCTTGCTGGTCCGCCGCCGCTGACCGGTCAGGACAGCGCGCCGGCGAGCCACTCCTGCCACGCCGCGGTCTCCACGGTGGCGTCGACGTCCGGCGCGAACAGATGGTGGCCGGCCGCGATCGGCAGGCCCAGCCCGGAACGTTCGTGGAACCGGTACAGCGCCTCCGGCGTGCGGACGCCCGCGTAGTGCCGGGTCGAGTAGTCGAGCACGCCCTCGATCGGCGCCTGACCTTCCCGGGGAATCCGAACCTCTTGCCCGGCAACGGGTTCCTCCGGCAACCCGAGTGCAGCCAGCAGCTTCGGCCACGCTTCGGGAACGGCGGAGGACGGCGGACCGTCCGCCGTCACGTAGGTCGCGAAGCGTCCCGGGAAGTGCCGCAGCAGCTCTCCGAGCGTGTGCAGGTACATGTCCCAGCCGAGGGAGAACGCCTCATGGTACTCGTCGTTCCAGTCGTCGGAGGTGAATCCACGGTGCACGAACCGCAGCACCGACGTGCCGTCCCCGGCGGCCTCGACGAGGTATTCGAACGCTTCGAACGAACCACTCTCGTCGGGCTCACTTCGGTAACTCAACCGGCGCGGCGGCTGCCATCCGGTGATCTCGGCGTCGCTGCGCATCTCGCCGAGCCGGAACCGGATCCGCCTCGCCGCGGCGTCGACCTCGTGCCGGCCCATGAACCACGAGTCGATGCCCGGTCCGGTCGCCACCGCTTCCCACACCGCCTCCGGCCCGGCGGGCAGCCGAACCTCTTTGGCGATCTCGAACTCGTGTCCCATACCCTGCACAGTGCCATTGACAATAATAGTTGTCAATGGTACGGCGCGTCCGCGGGATCGGTGCCAGACTGCGAGGATTCCCGAGACAAGGAGCCGGTATGGCGACGGTGGCCGATCAGCTGGTCGACGTTCTCGTGCAGTGCGGCGTGCGCCGGATCTACGGCGTCGTGGGCGACAGCCTCAACCCGGTGGTGGACGCGGTGCGGCGCTCCGGTGGCTCGGCCCGCGGCGGGATCGACTGGATGCACGTGCGCAACGAGGAGGCCGGTGCGTTCGCCGCGGCGGCCGAGGCGCAGCTCACCGGCCGGCTCGCGGTGTGCGCCGGCAGCTGCGGCCCGGGCAATCTGCACCTGCTGCAGGGGGTCTACGACGCGCACCGCTCGGGTGCGCCGGTGCTTGCGATCGCCTCGCACATCCCGGCCGCACAGATCGGCACCGGCTTCTTCCAGGAGACCCGCCCGCAGCACCTGTTCGCCGAATGTTCGCACTACTGCGAGCTGGTCAGCACGCCGGAGCAGATGCCGCGGCTGGCGCGGATCGCGGTGCAGAACGCGGTGGGCCGCCGGGGCGCGGCGGTACTCGTGCTGCCGGGCGATCTTTCCCACGAACCCGCCGTGCACGCCACCGGCGAGTCCGCGTCGCTCGGCGGTCCGCCCGCGGTGCTGCCCGCCGAGGACGACCTCGTGCGCCTCGCCGAGCGGATCAACCGTGCGGAAAAGGTGATGATCATGGCGGGCGCGGGCTGCCGGGACGCGCACGCCGACGTGCTCGCGCTCGCCGACCTGGTCGGTGCTCCGGTCGGGCATTCGTTGCGGGGCAAGGAGTTCGTGCAGTACGACAATCCGTTCGACGTGGGGATGAGCGGCCTGCTCGGGTACGGCGCCTGCTACCAGGCGATGCACGAGGCCGATCTGGTGCTGCTGCTGGGCACCGACTTCCCGTACGACACGTTCCTGCCGCAGCGCAACACCGTGCAGGTCGACCTCGACCCGGCGCGGATCGGTCGCCGCTCGGTGCTGGAGTTCGGCGTGCAGGGCGACGTCGGCGCCACGATCCGCGCGGTGCTGCCGGAACTGCGGCGGCGTGCGGATCGCTCCTTCCTGCACGACATGCTGCGCAAGCACGAGCGTGGCCTGCAGCGGGTCGTGGACGCCTACACCGAAGAGGTCTCGCAGCGCGTTCCCCTGCATCCCGAGTACGTCGCCGACGTCCTCGACGAGGAGGCCGCCGAGGATGCGGTGTTCACTGTGGACACCGGGATGTGCAACGTCTGGGCGGCCCGCTACGTCACCCCGAACGGGCACCGCCGGATCCTCGGTTCGTTCGTGCACGGCAGCATGGCCAACGCGCTGCCGCACGCGATCGGCGCGCAGTCGGCCGCACCCGGCCGTCAGGTGGTGGCGATGTGTGGGGACGGCGGCCTCGCCATGTTGCTGGGTGAGCTGCTCACCCTGAAAACCCATGCGCTGCCGGTGAAAGCGGTGGTGTTCAACAACTCCTCGCTCGGCATGGTGAAGCTGGAGATGCTGGTGGACGGGCTGCCGGAGTTCGGCACCGACCACGACCAGGTGGACTTCGCCGCGCTCGCCCGCGCGGCCGGCCTGCACGCCCGCCGGGTGGAGCAGCCGGCCGAGGTACGGGACGGGATCCGCGAGATCCTCGCCCACGACGGTCCGGCGCTGCTCGACGTGGTCACCGACCCGAGCGCGCTGTCCATCCCGCCGAACATCACCGCCGCCCAGGTCCGCGGGTTCGCGCTGGCAGCGAGCAAAACGGTCCTCGGCGGCGGCGTGGGAAAGATGCTGAACCTGGCGAAGTCCAACCTGCGCAACCTTCCGCGCCCCTGAACCCGCCCCTGAACCCGCCCCTGAACCGTCGTGAGTGGCGAGGCCGGTGAGAACCGGCCTCGCCACTCACGAGGGGGTCGGGGTCAGTCGGTCTCGGCCATGGCCTCGGCGAACTGGGCCGCGTACAGGCGGGAGTAGGCGCCGTCCGAGTGCAGCAGGGTTTCGTGGTCGCCCTGCTCCACGATGTGGCCGTCCTCCATCACCAGGATCACGTCCGCGTCGCGGATCGTGGACAGCCGGTGCGCGATGACGAAGCTCGTGCGTCCGCTGCGCAGCGAGTTCATCGCCTGCTGGATGAGCACCTCGGTGCGGGTGTCCACCGAGCTGGTCGCCTCGTCGAGGATCAGGATCACCGGCTTGGCCAGGAACGCCCGCGCGACCGTGATCAGCTGCTTCTCGCCGGCGCTGACCGTGTCGCCCTCGTCGTCGAGCACCGTGTCGTAGCCGTCCGGCAGCATGCGCACGAACCGGTCCACGTACGTCGCGGTGGCCGCCTCGACCACCTGCTCGCGGGTCACCTCGTCGGCGCCGTAGGCGATGTTCTCCGCGATGGTGCCGCCGAACAGCCACGCGTCCTGCAGCACCATGCCGGTCTTGTCGCGCAGCTCCTCGCGGTCCATTCCGGCGATGTCCACGCCGTCGAGGGTGATCCGGCCGCCGTCGATCTCGTAGAACCGCATGAGCAGGTTGACCAGCGTGGTCTTGCCGGCGCCGGTCGGCCCGACGATGGCGACCGTCTGGCCCGGTTCCACGGTGAGCGACAGGTCCTCGATCAGCGGCGTGTCCGCCAGATAGCGGAACGACACCTGCTCGAACTCGACCCGGCCGCGCACCACCTCCGGCCGCACCGGCCGGGCCGGCTCGGGTTCCTGCTCCTGCGCGTCGAGCAGCGCGAACACCCGCTCGGCCGACGCGACGCCGGACTGCAGCAGGTTCGCCATGCTGGCGATCTGCGTGACCGGCTGACTGAACTGGCGCGAGTACTGGATGAACGCCTGCACGTCACCCAGCGACAGGCTGCCCGAGGCGACCCGCAGCGCACCGATCACCGCGACCAGCGCGTAGTTCAGGTTGCCGATGAACATCATCGCCGGCTGGATCGTGCCGGAGATGAACTGCGCACGGAAGCTGGCGCCGTAGAGGGTCTCGTTCTGCTCGGCGAACGTCTCCTCGGACTCCGCGCGCCTGCCGAAGATCTTGACCAGCGAGTGGCCGGTGTACATCTCCTCGATGTGCGCGTTGAGCCTGCCGGTGGTGGACCACTGCCGGATGAACTGCGGCTGCGCCCGTTTGCCGATCTTGGCCGCCACGAACACCGAGGCCGGCACCGTCAGGATCGCGATCAGCGCGAGCAGCGGGGAGATGAGCAGCATCATCACCAGCACGCCGACCACGGTGAACAGCGACGTGACGATCTGCGACAGCGTCTGCTGGAGCGACTGCGCCAGGTTGTCGATGTCGTTGGTGACCCGGCTCAGCACCTCGCCGCGCGGCTGCCGGTCGAAGTACCGCAACGGCAGCCGCGCGAACTTCTCCTCCACGTCGCGTCGCAGCCGGTACACCGCGCCCTGCACCAGGCTCGTGGTCAGCCGGGCCTGGATGAGTCCGAAGAACGAGGCGATCACGTACAGCGCCAGCACGAGCATCAGCACCCGGCCCACCGCGGTGAAGTCGATGCCGAGCCCGGGTGTGAGGTCGACCCGGCCGACGATGTCGGCCAGCGTGTCGTCGCCGCGCTCGCGCAGCCCGGCCACCACCTGCTCCTTCGAGGCGCCCAGTGGCAGCGACCGCCCGAGGACCCCGGCGAAGATCAGGTCGGTGGCCTGCGCGAGGACCTTCGGTCCGAGCACGGTCAGCGCGACGCTGGCCGCACCCAGCACGAGGACCCCGATCAGCTCGGTGCACTGGGGCTTCAGCAGGCGCAGCAGCCGTGCCAGGGAATTGCGGAAGTCGAGTGCCTTCTCCGGCGGCATCCCGCCCGACATGAACCTGCCGGGACCGCCACCCGCGGCCTCGCGGTGCTCGTTGCGCTCCGCGGTGGACCGCTCGCCGGTCTCGGTCGCCACGGTCGCCCCGGAGGCGTTCTCGTCGCTCACGCAGCCTCCTGCTCGGTCAGCTGGGACAGCACGATCTCCCGGTAGGTTTCGTTGCCGTCCATGAGTTCGTGATGGGTGCCGGTGCCGACGACGCGGCCGTCGTCGAGCACGATGATCCGGTCGGCGCCGCGGATCGTGCTGACCCGCTGCGCCACGATGACGACCGTCGCCTCGCGGGTCTCGTCCGCGAGCGCGCGGCGCAGGGCCGCGTCGGTGGCGTAGTCCAGTGCGCTGAACGAGTCGTCGAACAGGTAGATCTCCGGGCGGTGCACCAGCATCCGCGCGATCGCGAGCCGCTGGCGCTGGCCGCCGGAGACGTTCGTGCCGCCCTGCGCGATCCGGGATTCGAGGCCGTCGGCCATCTTCGTCACGAAGTCCTTGCCCTGCGCGACGTCCAGTGCGTGCCACAGCTGCTCGTCGGTGGCGTCCGGATTGCCGTAGCGCAGGTTGCTGGCGATCGTGCCGGCGAACAGGTACGGCTTCTGCGGCACCATGCCCACCGTCGAGGAGAGCACCGCGGGGTCGAGCCCGCGCACGTCCACGCCGTCCACCCGTACCGCGCCCGCGGTCGCGTCCATCAGCCGCGGGATGAGGTTGAGCAGCGTGGTCTTCCCGCTGCCGGTGCTGCCGATCACCGCCGTGGTCTCGCCGGGACGGGCGAGCAGCGACACGTCCTGCAGGACCGGTTTCTCCGCACCGGGGTAGCGGAACTCGACCCCGGTCAGCTCCAAGTGCCCGTGCACGGTCCCCGGCGAGACCGGTTCGGCCGGCGGGACCACGCTCGGCTCGGTGTCGAGCACCTCGCTGATCCGCTCCGCGCTCACCTCCGCGCGCGGCACCATCATGAACATGAACGTGGCCATCATGACCGACATCAGGATCTGCAGCAGGTAGGCCAGGAACGCGGTGAGCGCCCCGATCTGCATGTGACCGCTGTCGATCCGGTGCCCGCCGAACCACAGCACCGCCACGCTGGACACGTTCATCACCAGCATCACGGTGGGGAACATCAGCGCCATCAGCCTGCCGACCCGCAGCGACACCCGGAGCAGGTCGTCGTTGGCCCGGCCGAACCGCTCACGCTCGTGCCGGTCGCGCACGAACGCGCGGATCACCCGGATGCCCATGATCTGCTCGCGCATGACCTGGTTGATCTTGTCGATGCGGGTCTGCATGAGCCGGAACGCCGGACGCATCCGGGCCACGATGAAGCCCACCGCGACCGCCAGTACCGGCACGATGACCAGCAGCAGCAGCGACAGCGGGCCGTCCTGGTCGATCGCCAGGATGATGCCGCCGACGCACATGATCGGCGCGGACACCATCAGTGTCAGGGTCATCAGCACCAGCATCTGGATCTGCTGGACATCGTTGGTGGTGCGGGTGATCAGCGACGGCGTGCCGAACTGGCCGATCTCCCTTGCGGAGAAGTCCTGCACGCGGTGGAACACCGAGGCACGCACGTCGCGTCCGAGCGCCATCGCGGTGCGGGCACCGAAGTACACCGCGCCGATCGACCCGGCGATCTGCACGAGGGTGACCAGCAGCATCACGCCGCCGATCCGCACGATGTACCCGGTGTCGCCCTTGACCAGGCCGTTGTCGACGATGTCGGCGTTGAGCGTCGGCAGGTACAGCGCGGCAATGGTCTGTACCAGCTGCAGTGCGACGACGAGCCACAGAGTGGCGCGATAAGGGCGCAGATGACTGCGCAGCAATCTGACCAGCACGGTCGTTTTCTCCCCCAAAGTGGTGGTGGTTCGGTCCGGGTGGTGCTCAGGACGCCTCGGCCGGGGTGGCGTCCGCTGCCGCGGCGGTGAGCGCCGGCATGCCGGCCCGCGCCTCCCGCAGGAGCTCCACGAACGCCGTCAGGTACCCCCGGTCGGAGTCCGAGGTCAGCCAGGTGTGGAACGCGATGCGGGACGCAGTCTGCACGATGCCCGCCATCATCCGCGCGTGCAACGGATTTGCGCCCTCTCCGGCGCGTTCGGCGATCGCCTCGGCGAGCACGAGCTCTACTTTCGCGTGCGAGCGCAGCATCTCGCCGAAGAGCCCGGCGTGGTGCATCATCTCGCGCAGCCGCCACACGTCCTCGCGCCGGGGGGCGCCTTCGGTCTCCTGCCGTTCCACTGACGCGTTGATCACCGCCTCCCACAGCGGTTCCCGCGCCGGCCGGGCGAGCAGCGCCTCCCGCACGCGCTGCTGCTGCTCGACGATGAACGAGCAGACTGCTTCCTCCTTGCTCGAGAAGTAGTTGTTGAAGGTGCGCGGGGACACGCCGACCTCGTTGGCGATGTCCTCCACACGCAGCTGGTCGGCGCCGCGCTCGAGGGCGAGCCGCAGCGCCGCCTGGGCGAGCGCGAGGCGGGCTGCCTGCTTCTTGCGCTCGCGCAGGCCGGGGGATGGATCGGTCACGGCGGCGAGGGTAGCAAGAAAAAGTGCGGGGCGCGAAGAAATATGCGCTCCGCGAAAGTTTGTATCCGCCTGAAGCTACCGTAGGTCACCGAACGGGCAGTTCTCCGGGGGTCCGTGCTGGGTCGGGTCCCGCGCGGACTGTCGTACTCGGACGATCCGGGCTACGGTTGTCACCGAGCGTAAGTACCGGCGACCGGCGGAGGTGCGCGGCATGCGGTCGATGTGGAAGGGCTCGGTCTCGTTCGGGCTGGTCAGCATTCCGATCCAGCTGTACGCGGCCACCGAGAACAAGAACGTTTCCCTGCGCCAGGTGCACGCCGAGGACGGCGGGCGGATCCAGTACAAGCGGTTCTGCTCGGTCGACGGCGAGGAGGTGGCCTACTCCGAGATCGCCAAGGGCTACGAGCTGCCCGACGGCGAGATGGTCGT carries:
- a CDS encoding STAS domain-containing protein, which translates into the protein MAPRRGRNGLTLLTTVRDGDLVLVTAAGEIDVASVGDFRAVLSNACGAGEKLVVDLTRVGYLSCAGLRALEETSRARPALSVVATGSVVLRAFAVSGVGAAVPVRPRLREACAAARA
- a CDS encoding YibE/F family protein, which encodes MNRHRDHGGDHGDGHGHGHGHGPAAPASKRVRTLLVWLLAPLAVATVAAMIVLYPWGKALPDSAVPQGTPVQASITTATSGPCLQPGQVQVGTQPGPDDKPCLTVDLRMTDGPAAGKPLRLTVPIEPGTPRFSAGDDVVLTYNGGDALDPQSFQLVDFQRGTPLVLLAALFAAAVLVLGRWQGLAALVALALSFVVIVLFVLPAILAGESPLLVAIAGAGAIMFLALYLTHGLSARTSVAVLGTLVSLALIGVLSAIFSAAASLTGLGDSTTTLIGSLGHGIDARGLLLAGVVIGALGVLDDVTVTQTSAVWELRRANPSLGWRELYGSGLRIGRDHVGSAVNTLVMAYAGAALPVMLYSAISGVGLGALLGSEDIASEIIRTLAGSVGIVAAVPVTTVLAALIASREPVDHLVSTTNPPESHQ
- a CDS encoding GlxA family transcriptional regulator, producing the protein MPGAPRRVVILGYADAELLDIACVSDVLDAANRLGARRPYEVRLATVDGQPFACQSGLTLTPHGRLDQLRGELDTVVVAGGIGHRAASADQRLLEHVRRLSQLSRRTASVCTGSSVLAAAGLLSGRRATTHWSYASRLAEQYPSVSVDPVPLFVRHGDVYTSAGVTSGLDLTLAFVEDDHGAALAREAARTLVTYLQRPGNQAQVSMFLSGPPPEHRQVRDLTAYVAGHLAEDLGTPVLARQVGVSARQLTRLFDAHLGTTPGKYVRTVRAEHAARLLSGSDLPLTAIARRCGFGSTETLRQAFLDHFDTPPSAYRRVHLRTTHA
- a CDS encoding SPW repeat domain-containing protein, translated to MSSGHDTAPRAAVGPLTGGAAGLAVLAGLYLIVGPWLARYGGAAELAVSNTVAGLAIVVFAALRLPALTWVVPVLGAWAAVSPLILRYGDETAPSDAAVTGNLIAGIVVVAAGVTLLVRRR
- a CDS encoding SRPBCC family protein, producing the protein MGHEFEIAKEVRLPAGPEAVWEAVATGPGIDSWFMGRHEVDAAARRIRFRLGEMRSDAEITGWQPPRRLSYRSEPDESGSFEAFEYLVEAAGDGTSVLRFVHRGFTSDDWNDEYHEAFSLGWDMYLHTLGELLRHFPGRFATYVTADGPPSSAVPEAWPKLLAALGLPEEPVAGQEVRIPREGQAPIEGVLDYSTRHYAGVRTPEALYRFHERSGLGLPIAAGHHLFAPDVDATVETAAWQEWLAGALS
- a CDS encoding DJ-1/PfpI family protein, coding for MTEKTFAFVVYPGLTALDLVGPLQVLNAYAQADPAVRIAVVGENRDTVGTDSPLRIAPSHTFAEIPGPDWVLVPGGGGPTLRALSDATLIGYLRHAAAGAELMMSVCTGSLLLGEAGLLDGRDATTHWMFRDLLRAFGATPVARRWVEDGPVITAAGVSAGIDLALHVVDRLAGPDVARRVQFGIEYDPQPPHGPLDWDAAPADDLRSIRERALRDGLADAPELREKLLAHA